A single genomic interval of Spirosoma linguale DSM 74 harbors:
- a CDS encoding nucleotide sugar dehydrogenase (KEGG: gur:Gura_2308 UDP-glucose 6-dehydrogenase~TIGRFAM: nucleotide sugar dehydrogenase~PFAM: UDP-glucose/GDP-mannose dehydrogenase; UDP- glucose/GDP-mannose dehydrogenase dimerisation; UDP- glucose/GDP-mannose dehydrogenase ; NAD-dependent glycerol- 3-phosphate dehydrogenase domain protein), with amino-acid sequence MKLAVVGTGYVGLVTGTCFAETGNQVTCVDIDERKVGKLNNGIVPIYEPGLETLFHRNVEEGRLTFTTDLEEGIKGAEVIFLALPTPPGEDGSADLKYILKVASDLGPILSQYAVIVDKSTVPVGTAEKVHAHIADNAKVDFDVVSNPEFLREGVAVEDFMKPDRVVIGTKSDRAKAVMNRLYAPLVRQGNPVIFMDERSAEMTKYAANAFLATKITFMNEIANLCERAGANVDDIRRGIGTDSRIGKRFLFAGIGYGGSCFPKDVQALAKTAKDFDYDFKVLKSVMEVNYEQKTKLMPLILNHFGGDLKGKTIAVWGLAFKPYTDDIREAPALDNIKALIDAGAKVTVYDPEAMDNVREQIGNAVTYAHTQYAALDDADALVIITEWPLFRTPDFDKMNLLLKNKVIFDGRNVYELDQMIEQNYTYYSVGREPIMAPVEQKV; translated from the coding sequence ATGAAACTAGCTGTTGTTGGAACCGGATATGTAGGACTTGTAACAGGTACGTGCTTTGCCGAAACTGGAAATCAGGTTACCTGTGTAGACATTGATGAGCGCAAAGTAGGAAAACTTAATAACGGGATTGTTCCTATTTATGAACCAGGTTTAGAAACCTTGTTTCATCGGAATGTTGAAGAAGGTCGGTTGACATTCACCACAGATTTGGAAGAAGGAATCAAGGGAGCCGAGGTTATCTTTTTAGCCTTACCAACTCCTCCGGGTGAGGATGGCTCCGCTGATCTGAAATATATCCTGAAAGTAGCCAGTGACCTGGGCCCAATATTGAGCCAATACGCTGTAATTGTTGACAAGAGCACTGTACCTGTTGGCACAGCTGAGAAAGTACACGCGCACATTGCTGATAATGCCAAAGTAGATTTCGACGTCGTTTCGAACCCCGAGTTCCTCCGTGAAGGTGTTGCCGTTGAAGATTTCATGAAGCCTGATCGGGTTGTGATCGGGACGAAGTCGGACCGGGCCAAGGCTGTTATGAACCGACTTTACGCACCGCTGGTACGGCAGGGTAACCCCGTCATTTTCATGGACGAGCGTTCCGCTGAGATGACCAAGTATGCCGCCAACGCATTCCTGGCTACGAAAATTACGTTTATGAACGAAATCGCCAACCTGTGCGAGCGGGCCGGTGCAAACGTAGACGATATCCGTCGGGGTATTGGAACGGACAGCCGCATTGGGAAACGATTCCTGTTTGCCGGTATCGGATACGGCGGTAGCTGCTTCCCGAAAGATGTGCAGGCGCTGGCGAAAACAGCCAAGGACTTTGACTACGATTTCAAAGTACTGAAATCGGTGATGGAGGTCAACTACGAGCAGAAGACGAAGCTTATGCCATTGATCCTCAATCATTTTGGCGGTGACCTGAAAGGAAAGACGATTGCTGTCTGGGGATTGGCCTTCAAACCCTATACCGACGACATTCGCGAAGCCCCCGCTCTGGATAACATTAAAGCGTTGATTGATGCAGGTGCCAAAGTGACGGTTTATGATCCGGAAGCTATGGACAACGTACGGGAACAGATCGGTAATGCTGTAACCTACGCCCATACGCAGTATGCCGCTCTCGACGATGCCGATGCACTGGTAATCATCACCGAATGGCCGTTGTTCCGCACGCCTGATTTCGATAAAATGAATCTTTTATTGAAAAATAAAGTAATTTTCGACGGGCGTAACGTATATGAGCTGGATCAGATGATCGAGCAGAATTATACGTACTACTCCGTGGGCCGTGAACCAATTATGGCCCCAGTCGAG